One stretch of Cedecea neteri DNA includes these proteins:
- a CDS encoding DUF423 domain-containing protein translates to MTSRFMLIFAAISGFVFVALGAFGAHVLSKSLGVAEMGWIQTGLEYQAFHTLAIFGLAVAMQRRISIWFYWSSVFMALGTVLFSGSLYCLALSHLRLWAFVTPVGGVSFLAGWILMLIGAVRLKRKGVSHE, encoded by the coding sequence ATGACCAGCCGATTCATGCTGATATTTGCCGCCATCAGCGGTTTTGTTTTTGTTGCCCTGGGCGCTTTTGGGGCGCATGTGTTAAGCAAATCTCTGGGTGTTGCGGAGATGGGGTGGATCCAGACCGGCCTTGAGTACCAGGCGTTCCACACGCTCGCTATCTTTGGCCTTGCGGTCGCGATGCAGCGCCGCATCAGTATCTGGTTCTACTGGAGCAGCGTCTTTATGGCGTTAGGCACCGTATTATTTAGCGGCAGTTTGTACTGCCTGGCCCTGTCGCACCTGCGGCTGTGGGCGTTTGTAACACCGGTGGGCGGCGTAAGCTTCCTGGCCGGCTGGATATTGATGTTAATTGGTGCTGTGCGCCTGAAACGTAAGGGCGTAAGCCATGAATAA
- the rlmM gene encoding 23S rRNA (cytidine(2498)-2'-O)-methyltransferase RlmM — MNKVILYCRQGFEKECAAEITDKAGQRGVYGFARVKEQSGYVIFECYQPEEADKLARELPFSDLIFARQMFVAGELLKDLPPEDRITPVVGMLQGVVEKGGDLRVEVADTNESKELMKFCRKFTVPLRASLREAGVLTNYETPKRPVVHVFFIAPGCCYTGYSYTTNNSAFYMGIPRLRFPADAPSRSTLKLEEAFHVFIPADEWDERLANGMYAVDLGACPGGWTYQLVKRNMWVSSVDNGPMAQSLMDTGQVTWLREDGFKYRPTRTNISWMVCDMVEKPAKVAHLMATWLVNGWCRETIFNLKLPMKKRYEEVSQNLAQIREILESNGINAEIKARQLYHDREEVTVHIRRWWAAVGGRRDER, encoded by the coding sequence ATGAATAAAGTGATTTTGTACTGCCGACAGGGATTTGAGAAAGAGTGTGCGGCAGAGATAACCGACAAAGCTGGCCAGCGCGGCGTCTACGGCTTTGCCCGAGTTAAAGAGCAGAGCGGGTACGTCATCTTTGAATGCTACCAGCCGGAAGAGGCGGATAAGCTGGCGCGGGAACTGCCGTTCAGCGACCTGATTTTTGCCCGCCAGATGTTTGTTGCCGGTGAGTTGCTAAAAGATTTGCCGCCGGAAGACCGCATAACGCCTGTCGTTGGTATGCTGCAAGGCGTGGTAGAGAAGGGCGGCGACCTGCGCGTTGAAGTGGCCGATACCAACGAAAGCAAAGAGCTGATGAAGTTCTGCCGCAAGTTTACCGTGCCGCTGCGAGCCAGCCTGCGCGAGGCTGGGGTGCTGACCAACTATGAAACGCCGAAGCGCCCGGTGGTGCATGTCTTCTTTATCGCGCCGGGCTGCTGCTACACGGGCTATTCCTACACCACCAACAACTCAGCGTTCTATATGGGCATCCCGCGCCTCAGGTTCCCGGCGGATGCACCAAGCCGTTCCACGCTGAAGCTGGAAGAGGCGTTTCACGTCTTTATTCCTGCCGATGAGTGGGACGAACGCCTGGCCAACGGCATGTATGCCGTTGATTTAGGTGCCTGCCCAGGCGGCTGGACCTATCAGCTGGTGAAGCGAAATATGTGGGTTTCTTCCGTCGATAACGGCCCGATGGCGCAAAGCCTGATGGATACCGGACAGGTAACCTGGCTGCGTGAAGACGGTTTTAAGTACCGCCCAACGCGCACCAACATCTCGTGGATGGTGTGCGACATGGTAGAAAAACCGGCGAAAGTGGCCCATCTGATGGCGACATGGCTGGTAAACGGCTGGTGCCGTGAAACCATTTTTAACCTCAAGCTGCCGATGAAAAAGCGCTACGAAGAGGTGTCGCAAAACCTGGCGCAGATCCGGGAAATCCTCGAAAGCAACGGCATTAACGCTGAGATCAAAGCGCGCCAGCTTTACCACGACCGTGAAGAAGTGACGGTTCACATCCGCCGCTGGTGGGCAGCCGTGGGTGGGCGCCGCGACGAGCGCTGA
- the xni gene encoding flap endonuclease Xni, which yields MTIHLLIVDALNLIRRIHAVQGSPCVDTCLHALDQLIGHSQPTHAVAVFDDEERREGWRHQVMPDYKAGRSPMPDDLHAEMPALREAFTRRGVQCWHSKGNEADDLAATLAVKVASGGHWATIVSTDKGYCQLLAPTLQIRDYFQKRWLDAPFIAQEYGVQPEQLGDFWGLAGISSSKIPGVAGIGPKSATQLINQFSNLEALYQRLDEVPEKWRKKLEQHRESAFISRQVARLQTDLQLDGNLQQLRLPGASPSA from the coding sequence ATGACTATTCATTTACTTATCGTCGATGCATTGAACCTTATTCGCCGCATACACGCGGTTCAGGGCTCACCTTGTGTCGACACCTGCCTGCACGCCCTGGACCAGCTCATCGGCCACAGCCAGCCGACCCACGCGGTGGCGGTCTTTGATGACGAAGAGCGCCGCGAAGGCTGGCGGCATCAGGTTATGCCCGACTACAAAGCGGGCCGTTCGCCGATGCCTGACGATCTGCATGCCGAAATGCCCGCCCTGCGGGAGGCGTTTACCCGCCGGGGCGTGCAGTGCTGGCATTCAAAAGGTAACGAAGCGGACGACCTTGCGGCCACGCTGGCGGTAAAAGTCGCCTCCGGCGGCCACTGGGCAACGATCGTCTCTACCGATAAAGGCTATTGCCAGCTTCTGGCACCCACCCTGCAAATTAGGGATTACTTCCAAAAGCGCTGGCTGGATGCGCCGTTTATTGCCCAGGAGTACGGCGTGCAGCCGGAACAGCTGGGCGATTTCTGGGGGCTGGCGGGCATTAGCAGCAGCAAAATCCCCGGTGTCGCGGGCATCGGGCCAAAAAGCGCCACACAGCTAATTAACCAGTTTTCCAATCTGGAAGCACTGTATCAGCGGCTGGATGAGGTTCCGGAAAAATGGCGTAAAAAGCTTGAACAGCACAGGGAAAGCGCGTTTATCAGCCGCCAGGTGGCAAGGCTACAGACGGATTTACAGCTCGATGGGAACTTACAGCAGCTCAGGCTGCCTGGGGCATCGCCTTCAGCCTGA
- a CDS encoding PLP-dependent aminotransferase family protein — MSNTKHLAQRIQNLQPSAIRELLKHSKMPGVISLAGGIPSSELFDKQGLELATRKVVEENFNDAFQYGLTEGNTELRDQLVELCKARGITTRSDQLLITSGSQQALDLLIRALADEGDVFVVERPTYLATLQILSLTAAKVESVGGDEHGMIVDELEALLKTTRVKGVYLVPTFGNPSGTTLSAERREKLVKLAAEYDFVIIEDDPYGAISFTDRREKTLIQVAKELGHEDHVVYTSTFSKILAPGLRVGWIILPEWMKQKVAIIKQATDLHANSFTQALTAAYLTLGRLDPQIELIREAYKQKCLTLSRLLEEELGEHITFNQPQGGMFLWASFRYDFDTTAWLQKTLEKGVVYVPGEFFFSDHADKRTLRFSYATATDEQLVEAVKRLKAAL, encoded by the coding sequence ATGAGTAATACTAAACACCTCGCGCAACGCATTCAGAACCTGCAACCTTCGGCCATCCGCGAACTCCTTAAGCACAGCAAAATGCCCGGCGTGATTTCGCTGGCGGGCGGTATTCCCTCCAGCGAGCTTTTTGACAAGCAAGGGCTGGAGCTGGCGACCCGTAAGGTCGTTGAAGAGAACTTTAACGATGCTTTTCAGTATGGCCTGACCGAAGGCAATACCGAGCTGCGCGACCAGTTGGTTGAGCTGTGCAAAGCGCGCGGGATTACCACGCGTAGCGACCAGTTGCTGATCACCTCTGGTTCGCAGCAGGCGCTGGATCTGCTGATCCGCGCGCTGGCGGATGAAGGCGATGTTTTCGTCGTTGAGCGCCCAACCTACCTGGCCACGCTGCAAATCCTCAGTTTGACCGCCGCGAAAGTGGAGTCTGTGGGCGGGGATGAGCACGGCATGATTGTCGACGAGCTCGAAGCGCTGCTGAAAACCACGCGCGTTAAAGGCGTTTATCTGGTGCCTACTTTTGGTAACCCAAGCGGCACGACGCTGAGCGCCGAACGCCGTGAGAAGCTGGTAAAACTGGCCGCTGAATATGATTTCGTGATTATCGAAGACGATCCGTATGGGGCCATTAGCTTTACCGACCGCCGCGAGAAAACCCTGATTCAGGTCGCGAAAGAGTTGGGGCATGAAGACCACGTGGTCTATACCTCAACGTTCTCTAAAATTCTGGCGCCGGGCCTGCGCGTGGGCTGGATTATTTTGCCTGAATGGATGAAGCAAAAGGTCGCTATCATTAAGCAGGCGACGGATTTGCACGCCAACTCGTTTACCCAGGCGCTGACGGCGGCTTACCTTACGCTGGGCCGTCTGGACCCGCAGATTGAGCTGATTCGTGAAGCCTACAAGCAGAAGTGCCTGACGCTTTCGCGCCTGCTGGAAGAGGAACTGGGCGAGCACATTACCTTCAACCAGCCGCAGGGCGGGATGTTCCTTTGGGCCTCATTCCGCTATGACTTCGACACCACGGCGTGGCTGCAAAAAACGCTGGAGAAAGGCGTGGTTTACGTGCCGGGTGAATTCTTCTTTAGCGATCATGCGGATAAACGCACGCTGCGGTTCTCTTACGCTACGGCCACCGACGAGCAGTTGGTTGAAGCCGTTAAGCGTTTAAAAGCCGCGCTTTAG
- a CDS encoding L-serine ammonia-lyase gives MISVFDIFKIGIGPSSSHTVGPMKAGKQFSDDLIEQGILSDVTRVVVDVYGSLSLTGKGHHTDIAIIMGLAGNLPDTVDIDAIPHFIQDVNTHGRLMLANGQREVEFPVDCCMNFHADNLALHENGMRITALAGDKALYSQTYYSIGGGFIVDEAHFGVESENPVSVPYPYKNAADLQKHCRETGLSLSGLMMQNERALHSQQEIDAHFAAVWEVMSNGIERGITTEGVLPGKMRVPRRAAALRRMLVTTDKNNSDPMAVVDWINMFALAVNEENAAGGRVVTAPTNGACGIVPAVLAYYDKFIRQVNANSCARYFLAAGAIGSLYKMNASISGAEVGCQGEVGVACSMAAAGLAELLGGSPTQVCIAAEIGMEHNLGLTCDPVAGQVQVPCIERNAIAAVKAVNAARMAMRRTSEPRVCLDKVIETMYETGKDMNAKYRETSRGGLALKIVACD, from the coding sequence ATGATCAGCGTATTCGACATTTTCAAAATCGGTATCGGTCCATCCAGTTCGCATACCGTCGGCCCGATGAAGGCTGGTAAACAATTTTCTGATGACCTGATTGAGCAAGGGATCCTGAGCGATGTCACCCGCGTTGTTGTAGACGTCTACGGCTCGTTATCCCTGACCGGTAAAGGTCACCATACCGATATCGCGATTATCATGGGCCTGGCGGGTAACCTGCCGGACACCGTTGATATCGACGCCATTCCTCACTTCATCCAGGACGTGAATACTCACGGGCGCCTGATGCTGGCCAACGGACAGCGTGAAGTAGAGTTCCCGGTTGACTGCTGTATGAACTTCCATGCAGACAACCTGGCCCTGCACGAAAACGGCATGCGTATTACCGCGCTGGCGGGTGATAAAGCTCTGTATTCACAAACTTACTACTCCATCGGCGGCGGCTTTATCGTCGATGAAGCGCATTTTGGCGTAGAAAGTGAAAACCCGGTAAGCGTGCCGTACCCATACAAAAACGCTGCGGACCTGCAAAAACACTGTCGTGAAACGGGCCTGTCGCTTTCCGGCCTGATGATGCAGAACGAACGAGCCCTGCACAGCCAGCAAGAGATTGACGCTCACTTTGCGGCGGTCTGGGAAGTGATGAGCAACGGCATTGAACGTGGCATCACCACCGAAGGCGTGCTGCCGGGCAAAATGCGAGTGCCACGCCGTGCTGCCGCGCTGCGCCGCATGCTGGTCACCACCGATAAAAACAACTCGGACCCAATGGCCGTTGTGGACTGGATCAATATGTTCGCACTGGCGGTAAACGAAGAAAACGCCGCCGGTGGCCGCGTGGTTACCGCTCCGACGAACGGCGCCTGCGGGATTGTTCCTGCGGTGCTGGCCTACTACGACAAGTTTATCCGTCAGGTGAACGCTAACTCCTGCGCCCGCTATTTCCTCGCCGCTGGCGCTATCGGCTCCCTGTACAAAATGAACGCCTCTATTTCCGGTGCGGAAGTGGGCTGCCAGGGTGAAGTAGGCGTAGCTTGCTCAATGGCGGCAGCAGGTCTCGCCGAGCTGCTGGGCGGGAGTCCGACTCAGGTTTGCATCGCCGCTGAAATCGGCATGGAGCACAATCTGGGGCTGACCTGCGACCCGGTAGCCGGTCAGGTACAGGTTCCTTGCATCGAGCGTAACGCCATTGCGGCAGTTAAAGCCGTGAACGCTGCACGTATGGCAATGCGCCGCACCAGCGAACCGCGCGTCTGCCTGGATAAGGTTATCGAGACGATGTATGAAACGGGCAAAGACATGAACGCCAAGTATCGCGAAACATCTCGCGGTGGCCTTGCGCTAAAAATTGTCGCCTGTGACTAA
- a CDS encoding HAAAP family serine/threonine permease gives METTQTGSIVSAEKKGAWRKTDTMWMLGLYGTAIGAGVLFLPINAGVGGLIPLFIMAILAFPMTFFAHRGMTRFVLSGKNPGEDITEVVEEHFGVGAGKLITLLYFFAIYPILLVYSVAITNTVDSFITHQLGMASPPRAILSLILIVGMMTIVRFGEQMIVKAMSILVFPFVAALMVLALYLIPNWSGAAFETLSFSATPATGSGLWMTLWLAIPVMVFSFNHSPIISSFAVAKREEYGEGAEKKCSSILARAHIMMVLTVMFFVFSCVLSLSPADLAAAKAQNISILSYLANHFNAPVIAWMAPIIAMIAITKSFLGHYLGAREGFNGMVIKSLRGKGKSIEIGKLNKITALFMLVTTWAVATLNPSILGMIETLGGPVIAMILFLMPMYAIQKVPAMRKYSGHISNVFVVIMGLIAISAIFYSLFS, from the coding sequence ATGGAAACCACTCAAACCGGCAGTATTGTCTCTGCTGAGAAAAAAGGCGCATGGCGCAAGACTGACACCATGTGGATGCTGGGCCTGTACGGCACGGCAATCGGTGCAGGCGTCCTGTTCCTGCCAATCAACGCCGGCGTTGGTGGCCTGATCCCGCTGTTCATCATGGCGATTCTGGCTTTCCCAATGACCTTCTTCGCACACCGCGGTATGACCCGCTTCGTGCTGTCCGGTAAAAACCCGGGCGAAGACATCACCGAAGTTGTAGAAGAGCACTTTGGGGTTGGCGCAGGTAAGCTGATTACCCTGCTGTACTTCTTCGCTATCTACCCAATCCTGCTGGTTTACAGCGTGGCAATCACCAATACCGTAGACAGCTTCATTACTCACCAGTTGGGCATGGCTTCTCCGCCACGTGCAATTCTTTCTCTGATCCTGATTGTCGGCATGATGACCATCGTGCGCTTCGGCGAGCAGATGATCGTGAAGGCGATGAGCATCCTGGTATTCCCGTTTGTTGCGGCTCTGATGGTTCTGGCGCTGTACCTGATTCCTAACTGGAGCGGTGCGGCCTTTGAAACCCTGTCCTTCAGCGCAACGCCGGCAACCGGCAGCGGCCTGTGGATGACCCTGTGGCTGGCTATTCCGGTGATGGTGTTCTCCTTCAACCACTCCCCGATCATCTCCTCCTTCGCGGTAGCGAAGCGTGAAGAGTACGGCGAAGGCGCTGAGAAAAAATGCTCCAGCATTCTGGCTCGCGCACACATCATGATGGTGTTGACCGTCATGTTCTTCGTCTTCAGCTGCGTGCTGAGCCTGAGCCCGGCTGACCTGGCGGCGGCAAAAGCGCAGAACATCTCTATCCTGTCTTACCTGGCTAACCACTTTAACGCACCGGTTATCGCCTGGATGGCGCCAATCATTGCGATGATTGCCATCACCAAATCCTTCCTCGGCCACTACCTGGGCGCACGTGAAGGCTTCAACGGTATGGTTATCAAATCTCTGCGCGGCAAAGGCAAGAGCATTGAAATCGGCAAACTGAACAAAATCACCGCGCTGTTCATGCTGGTGACGACCTGGGCAGTGGCTACGCTGAACCCAAGCATCCTGGGTATGATTGAAACCCTGGGCGGCCCGGTTATCGCGATGATCCTGTTCCTGATGCCGATGTACGCGATTCAGAAAGTCCCGGCAATGCGTAAATACAGCGGCCACATCAGCAACGTATTCGTTGTGATTATGGGTCTGATTGCCATCTCCGCTATCTTCTACTCGCTGTTCAGCTAA